From the Halobellus litoreus genome, the window GGGCAGGGGGACGGCGACCTACGACGGCATCTCGATCGCGTGGGCCGCCACGGAGTACCTGCACAACGAGGTGCGCGCGAAGACCCTGTTCGCGACGCACTATCACGAACTCACGTCGCTGGCGGAGCACCTCGAACGCGTGGTGAACGTCCACGTCGCGGTCGACGACGGGCAAACCCAGCCGTCTGCGAGCGGGACGTCGTCCCGCCCCGCCGACGACAGCGACGAGAGCGTGACGTTCCTCCGGACGGTCGAAGAGGGACCGACGGACCGCTCCTACGGCGTCCACGTCGCGGAGTTGGCGGGCGTCCCCGATCCGGTCGTCACCCGGGCCGACGAGGTGCTCGCCCGCCTCCGCGCCGACGAGGCGATCGAGGCCCGCGGGAGCGGCGCGCGGGGCGGTGACGAACCCACGCAGGCCGTCTTCGACCTCTCCGCGGGGGAGTTCGTCGACGGAGAACGGACGGACGGCGACGCTCCGGGCGGGACGGGTGCAAACCGGGAAGACACAGGGGCCGTCGGAAGCGACGGCGAGGGAGCGGGCGCCGTATCCAACGGGACACCGAGAGAAACGACTCACCCGCCGGAACTGGAGGCCATCGCCGCCGAGATCGACGAACTGGACCTGAACGAGACGTCGCCGATCGAACTGATGGCGACCGTCCAAGAGTGGCAGGAACAGCTCGACGAACAGTCCAAGCGCGACGAGTAACGGGAGCCGAGCCCCGAGAACCGGGAGCGCCGATCCGAGCGGCAGCCTCCCCGCCGCACCCGAATCGGCGGGTCCAGGCTTTTGTACTCGGAGTGTGTTACGTTGGCATATGACGTTCATCATCGTCGGGTACGGTCGGGTCGGTGCACGGACGGCCCGGATTCTCCACGAGGAGGGGTACCCGGTCGTGGTCGTCGACAACAACCCCGACAAGGCCGACCGCGCCCGCGAGGCCGGGTTCGAGGTCGTCGAGGGAGACGGGAGCAACGAGTCGGTACTGAAGCGCGCGGGCGTCGAGAACGCCGTCGCGCTCGGCGGCCTCACCGGCGATCCGAACGTGAACTTCGCCGCCTGTATGATCGGCAAAGATCACGGTTGTCGGGTGGCGATGCGGATCAGCGAGGACTACAGAGAGGAGATCTACGACCGCTACGAAGAGGACGTCGACGAGGTGATTTACCCCGAGCGCCTCGGCGCGGCGGGGGCGAAGACGGCCTTGCTCGGCGGGAGTTTCAACGCGATCGGCGAACTGACCGAACAGCTACGACTGACGACGGTGACGGTCCCCGAGGGCGCGCCGGTGGTGGGCCGGAAAGTCAACGACATCGACCTCGGCGACTTCGGCCGCATCTACGCCCACGGTCGAAAGCGCGAGGCGATGACGATTCCCCTGCCGGGCACCGTCGTCGAGGCCGGCGACCAGCTCGCGCTCGTGGTCGACGACGAGGACGACGGACTCGAACGGACGCGGGCGACGCTCCTCGGCGAATAGTCGCGAGAACTCTCTCTAACGGGGAGATTATCGGATGCGTCGTCGCGGGGGACGACGACGCCAACGAACCGGGGTGCAACGTCCGCGTGTCGGGCGCGCGGTGGGAGGATGGGAACTGAGGCCGTTGTAAGGCCCGCTGTCGTCCCTTACCGGCGACCGCGCCACGGGGGAGCGTCCGCCGGTAAACAGGCACAACGGAACCTATCAGCGGGACGGACTGACCGTCCCTGGGAATGCGCGCCCGCTCGTTTGCTCTTCCGTACCACACTTAAAACTGCGTCAGACGACCGGCAGACTGCGGCACCGTCGAGCCGTAACGCCGCGGCTCTACCGGGTCCCGGAGACCGCGATTCCAGCCTGGGGGGATCAACTCCGCCAGGCGCCCTGCAGGTACGCGCCGACGAACATCCCGGCGAGCGCCCACAGGATCGTGACGTTGCCGACGCCCAGGCTGGCGTAGGCCGCACCCGGACAGATGCCCGACAGCCCCCAGCCGACCCCGAATATCGCACCGCCGATCAGCACGTTCCTGTCGAACGGCTTCAGCCGCCGTTCGTACCGGTTCCCGGTCAGCGGCGCGCTGTCCCGGATCCGAGGGAGGACCGCGAAGGCGATTCCCGAAACGATCGCCGCACCGAACATCACGAACGGGAGTCCGAGGTCTTCGAACAGGAGGAAGTCGATCACGACCTCCGGCCGCGCCATATGGCTGAATCCGAGTCCGAAGCCGAATATCACGCCGCCGACGAGGATCAGCGGGATGAACAGCGGATGTCGTCCGTCGCTCATGGGCTCACCCCCAGCGCGGCGACGACCTGCGCGGTCACGATGGCGACGAGCAGGAAGGTCGCCACGCCGACGAGCGAGGTCTTCGACGCCGAGCCGACGCCGCAGACGCCGTGGCCCGACGTACAGCCCTTCCCGATCCGGGTTCCGATACCGACCAGGATGCCGCCGAAGAACAGCCGCCAGGGCTGGACGGCGGTCGTCCAGAACGTCACGCCGGCGAACTCGTACAGTTCGCCGGTCGTTCCCGGTTCGTACAGCGACGTCGTGATGACGCCGGACTGCACCGTCGCGGCGAACGCCGTCGCGCCGAGGATGATACCGAGCGTGAAGACGACGCGCCAGTTCCGCGAGGAGACGTACTTCTGGAAGCGCGACCGCTCGGAAACGTACGACAGCGTCGACTCGAGGAACGTGCTCGCGCCGGCCGGGATGCCGGTCCCGATGTAGATGACGGCCACCCCGAGTCCGACGAGGAGGCCCCCGACGGCGTAGCGACTGATCCCGTTGGGGAACAGTTCGGCGGCCAACTGCAGTGGAAGTGGATCTGTTACCATTCGTGTGTTGTTGGATCGTTTGCGGTAGAGTCGCTTGCGTTAGTCACCGGCGAGGGATTCCTGGCTGGCGGCGCAGTTGTTCGGGCCGAGTTCCAGGGTGAACGCTTCCTCGTCGTCGACGGCGTTCTGTCCGAGGTTCGTCGCGATGATCTGCTCGTAGTTTGCGGGCCGTGGCGGCATATCCGCGAGGATCACCTCGACGAAGTCGTCTTCGTCCATCGAGAGCGCATCCATCCGCTCTTTCAGGTCGCCGATCGGCGCCGTGTACGTGCCGTCTTCGGCGGGTTCCGCCGCGTCGCTGAAGTGCGCGCCGCCGACGAGCGTCTCGTCGGGTAGCGGTAGCACGCGTTCCTGCAGGGACTCGTAGAGCATCCGCGCGGCGTCGGGCGCGCCCTCGTCGCCCTCTTCGAGGTCCGGGCGAGCGACGCTCTCGATGAAGAGACCGTCGCCCGTCGCCAGGAGGCTCTCGTCCAACAGATACGAGGTCATTCCCGTCGTGTGTCCCGGAGTGTACACCGTCTCGACGGTGGCCTCACCAACCTGGAACGTGTCGCCGTCTTCGGCGGTCGTCAACTCGTCGGCGTAAGTGACGCCCCGGTCGACCGCCGCGGCGGGGATGACGCCTTCGACGCCGTCCGCGTCGAGGTCGCGCACGCCCGAGATGTGGTCGGCGTGGATGTGGG encodes:
- a CDS encoding potassium channel family protein, which encodes MTFIIVGYGRVGARTARILHEEGYPVVVVDNNPDKADRAREAGFEVVEGDGSNESVLKRAGVENAVALGGLTGDPNVNFAACMIGKDHGCRVAMRISEDYREEIYDRYEEDVDEVIYPERLGAAGAKTALLGGSFNAIGELTEQLRLTTVTVPEGAPVVGRKVNDIDLGDFGRIYAHGRKREAMTIPLPGTVVEAGDQLALVVDDEDDGLERTRATLLGE
- a CDS encoding DUF6691 family protein, yielding MSDGRHPLFIPLILVGGVIFGFGLGFSHMARPEVVIDFLLFEDLGLPFVMFGAAIVSGIAFAVLPRIRDSAPLTGNRYERRLKPFDRNVLIGGAIFGVGWGLSGICPGAAYASLGVGNVTILWALAGMFVGAYLQGAWRS
- a CDS encoding YeeE/YedE family protein, whose translation is MVTDPLPLQLAAELFPNGISRYAVGGLLVGLGVAVIYIGTGIPAGASTFLESTLSYVSERSRFQKYVSSRNWRVVFTLGIILGATAFAATVQSGVITTSLYEPGTTGELYEFAGVTFWTTAVQPWRLFFGGILVGIGTRIGKGCTSGHGVCGVGSASKTSLVGVATFLLVAIVTAQVVAALGVSP
- a CDS encoding MBL fold metallo-hydrolase — protein: MNPEDFPTPEADVDSVSPDALKDRIDAGEDVTLLDTRMQSDYEEWHIDDDNVTSINLPYFHFLEDDIDDDVLEQVPDDRELTVLCAKGGASEFVAGALKARGYDVNHLENGMNGWAEIYERVEVTNYDGSGTLYQYQRPSSGCLGYLLVDGGDAAIVDPLRAFTDRYLDDAAELDAELTYALDTHIHADHISGVRDLDADGVEGVIPAAAVDRGVTYADELTTAEDGDTFQVGEATVETVYTPGHTTGMTSYLLDESLLATGDGLFIESVARPDLEEGDEGAPDAARMLYESLQERVLPLPDETLVGGAHFSDAAEPAEDGTYTAPIGDLKERMDALSMDEDDFVEVILADMPPRPANYEQIIATNLGQNAVDDEEAFTLELGPNNCAASQESLAGD